One segment of Amycolatopsis alba DSM 44262 DNA contains the following:
- a CDS encoding DEAD/DEAH box helicase, with the protein MSELLPTLQADRIRVGLVDYLTTTFGLTDGDARDALDRFLSDPDTGMFKGPYVRLRMPFRPADEGWRDTLDWYEGFPPYGHQAATFARLASSVDGQERRPLPTLVTTGTGSGKTEAFLYPIIDHVLRARRNGEKGTKALILYPMNALANDQAGRLTTLLTTHRELADVTAALYTGQDGATRASVTKDGLITDRGIIQDTAPDILLTNYKMLDQLLLRVEDQKIWRQSATSLRYVVLDEFHTYDGAQGTDVAMLLRRLGLALKSHWNDDDPDIDAAARRRPLGLAAPVATSATLGDKGDPTVMLDFAATVFGEEFDAEAVVTETRLGLDEWSEGAEPGLEPVPLADLDVLGIVKKVKELGHDPTGEQLAHIALGSLYGVDATAFADATPERLNAACRAHPLIHDLVRHTEAAIALDDLATDVLGTDLEFVGYVIGALGHVRAVAGRAALSVDVHQWVRELTRIDRTASAATRFRWSDDGPAVADDAEARPSFPAIFCRHCGRSGWGVGLAPVGNSLAVQDEDIRRNHAAREGRFRALLYAPAEAATDLDDDQPVERLVWFSVRHRELLTSVAEDDPELRDGWILPVLTTTGLDTDADANKDTCPSCGQEDGIRFLGSAIATLLSVSLSTLFGTPSLDTREKKALVFTDSVQDAAHRAGFVQARSHTLTLRSVFADAVADGPLTLDALVDEVIQQSGDDPFARYRILAPDCADRESFVPFWQAPTLRAVRAAVRSRVRKRLALAAALEFGLNSRTGRTLELTGTVAVEVEAGTPQRIAGVARSALTGTSWQDKLFSDPRSDATMIAWVRGVLDRMRAQGAIDHPWFDRLRTEDGRDWSIWGGRPRSEGMPAFPRNRPAPAYPKVGGTGATGRGVDAVTSSQSWYARWTSRVLDVSPLDGGRLAKLLFDRLARDGVLSTTISDAGATVYAIPASGVVVAPPDTAPRLLVCDTCRAVTPGSSAAIDQLIAAPCLHDRCRGRLRVEESPDNFYRRLYASPDMRRVVAREHTSLLDDKTRLAYEEGFRNAAGSPQAPNVLVATPTLEMGIDIGDLSAVFLASLPRTVASYLQRVGRAGRLTGNALSLAFVTGRGDQLPKIGDPLSVVDGEVRPPATYLAAEEILRRQYIAYLADGFARDPRRPHPRAAVSAIGSDKPGTFLGELVRHAEQGADDHLAAFTATFTNLPDDVVMQLREWLRPNSGPGTSGFAAHVHAASVRWQSTVDTLRRREKAITELLPDLEAKIASPAATDDDKQALRSAKATAKLTSGQLGHLNGTYWISVLEEYGLFPNYTLLDDSVTLDVGLSWTDPDTGAHEYGSARFNRGSALALRDFAPGATFYARGWEITIDAVDLGLDGASIRTWAFCPSCGYSADVAETGRDLPVPPCPRCGSRGISDTGQRLDVVELTRVSAEVRRDEVAISDRRDDRDRAAFHIVTSADIDPANAVRRWFVEDTGLGCTYLRSVDLTWINLGPPGQGATRMISGEARQGLLFRVCSGCGVKDTETGRNRPHEHRPWCPYRTATDEVTSTIALSRTLRTQGLLIRLPRVVTLGDDFAVPSLGAALLLGLRERMGGHPDHIQVEFVVDPTHSDGTDNHEAILLHDVVPGGTGYLAETAAPEQLRELLVLAWQRVRECECRHELRLACHRCLLPFVAPGMVSRASRSSTERHLRTLLGLPADASTADGTTWTVTEVAPYEEPESHLERAFHRLFVGKLRRAGATVTETPGPTGNVVRFTFPGGHRQWTLTPQANVADSRPDFLLQTNDMNVPDIAIFTDGRAYHATSTCNRLADDATKRANLRDAGLLVLAVTMADLDAIEQPSWYHPDLAGNLLNVPPFQAPPEAYRALGRGPVDWLVDWVLAPAPNAVRAVSRAVPMFLSRGAQPVTVPDTVDLEVVARAALLDEHIPIGDRKVHLYRAGALAATVEMLLSNGLVRVAVVLDDRDEELGDTHADGWRGWLQLSNALAARDWPTVITTTSQVSPGTTPVEELPQEDRPLGAWADVYDSAGSDIERQLVAKLAAHGGVAPPKIGIEGPDGIMLDICWPTERVAVVFEHTPQQDRDDLIAAGWRVVEAELEQIFAALPLA; encoded by the coding sequence GTGAGTGAGCTGCTGCCGACACTGCAGGCCGATCGGATCAGGGTCGGTCTCGTCGACTACCTGACGACCACGTTCGGACTGACCGATGGAGACGCGCGGGATGCGCTCGATCGGTTTCTCTCCGATCCGGACACCGGCATGTTCAAGGGTCCTTACGTCCGACTCCGTATGCCATTCCGTCCTGCCGACGAAGGCTGGCGAGACACTCTCGACTGGTACGAAGGCTTCCCGCCGTACGGGCACCAGGCCGCCACGTTCGCCCGACTCGCATCCTCGGTGGATGGACAGGAGCGCCGTCCGCTACCGACGCTGGTGACCACCGGCACTGGCTCCGGCAAGACCGAGGCGTTCCTGTACCCGATCATCGACCACGTCCTGCGCGCCCGGCGCAACGGCGAAAAGGGCACAAAAGCTCTGATCCTGTATCCGATGAACGCGCTCGCCAACGACCAGGCGGGCCGGCTCACCACCCTGCTCACCACGCACCGCGAACTCGCCGACGTCACCGCGGCTCTCTACACCGGTCAGGACGGAGCAACGCGCGCCAGTGTCACAAAAGATGGGCTGATCACCGACCGCGGCATCATCCAGGACACTGCACCAGACATCCTGCTCACCAATTACAAGATGCTCGACCAACTGCTGTTGCGGGTAGAGGATCAGAAGATTTGGCGGCAGTCCGCGACCAGCCTTCGTTACGTGGTGCTCGACGAGTTCCATACCTACGACGGCGCGCAGGGTACCGACGTCGCGATGCTGCTGCGCCGCCTCGGCTTGGCGCTGAAAAGTCACTGGAACGACGACGACCCCGACATCGACGCCGCCGCGCGACGACGCCCGCTAGGGCTCGCGGCACCGGTCGCCACCTCCGCCACCTTGGGCGACAAGGGCGACCCGACGGTCATGCTCGACTTTGCCGCGACCGTGTTCGGCGAGGAATTCGACGCTGAAGCGGTAGTCACCGAAACCCGGCTCGGCCTCGACGAGTGGTCCGAGGGCGCAGAGCCGGGACTTGAGCCGGTCCCACTGGCCGACCTCGACGTACTGGGCATCGTGAAGAAGGTCAAGGAACTCGGGCACGACCCGACTGGTGAGCAACTCGCGCACATCGCGCTCGGCTCGCTCTACGGCGTCGACGCGACAGCGTTCGCCGACGCCACACCGGAACGACTCAACGCTGCCTGTCGGGCGCACCCGCTGATTCATGACCTCGTCCGGCACACCGAAGCCGCGATCGCGCTCGACGACCTGGCCACTGACGTCCTCGGCACGGACCTGGAGTTCGTCGGCTACGTGATCGGCGCGCTCGGGCACGTCCGTGCCGTCGCCGGCAGGGCAGCGTTGTCGGTGGACGTACACCAATGGGTGCGCGAGTTGACCCGCATCGACAGGACTGCCTCCGCGGCCACCCGGTTCCGCTGGAGCGACGACGGCCCGGCCGTCGCGGACGACGCCGAAGCCCGGCCATCGTTCCCGGCCATCTTCTGCAGGCACTGCGGCCGGTCTGGCTGGGGTGTCGGGCTTGCTCCGGTCGGCAACAGTCTGGCGGTCCAAGACGAAGACATCCGACGCAACCACGCCGCCCGCGAGGGCCGGTTCCGGGCTCTGCTCTACGCGCCCGCCGAAGCCGCCACAGACCTGGACGACGACCAGCCTGTCGAGAGGCTGGTGTGGTTTTCCGTTCGTCACCGAGAACTGCTCACCAGCGTTGCCGAGGACGACCCGGAACTGCGTGACGGCTGGATCTTGCCGGTGCTCACCACCACCGGTCTCGACACGGACGCCGACGCGAACAAGGACACTTGCCCGTCGTGCGGTCAGGAAGACGGTATCCGGTTCCTCGGCAGCGCGATCGCCACTCTGCTGTCGGTGTCGCTGTCCACGTTGTTCGGTACGCCGAGCCTGGACACACGCGAGAAGAAGGCACTCGTATTCACCGACTCGGTGCAGGACGCCGCACACAGGGCCGGCTTCGTGCAGGCCCGCTCGCACACCCTCACCCTGCGTTCGGTGTTCGCCGACGCCGTCGCCGACGGCCCGCTCACCCTGGACGCGCTGGTAGACGAGGTGATCCAGCAGTCGGGCGACGACCCGTTTGCCCGCTACCGGATCCTCGCCCCGGACTGCGCCGACCGGGAATCGTTCGTCCCGTTCTGGCAGGCCCCGACACTGCGCGCGGTACGCGCGGCCGTGCGGTCCAGGGTACGTAAACGGCTCGCGCTCGCCGCCGCACTGGAGTTCGGACTCAACTCGCGGACAGGGCGAACGCTGGAACTCACCGGCACAGTCGCCGTCGAGGTGGAAGCCGGGACGCCGCAACGCATCGCCGGAGTTGCACGGTCCGCGCTGACAGGTACGTCTTGGCAGGACAAACTCTTCAGCGATCCACGCTCCGACGCGACGATGATCGCGTGGGTACGTGGCGTATTGGACCGGATGCGCGCGCAGGGCGCCATCGACCACCCCTGGTTCGACCGGCTACGCACCGAAGACGGCCGGGATTGGTCGATCTGGGGCGGCCGGCCACGCAGCGAAGGCATGCCCGCGTTCCCCAGAAACCGCCCCGCTCCTGCATACCCGAAGGTCGGTGGGACCGGCGCCACCGGACGCGGTGTGGACGCCGTCACCTCATCCCAGTCCTGGTACGCCCGCTGGACCAGCCGAGTGCTCGACGTGTCCCCGCTGGACGGCGGGCGGCTGGCCAAGCTCTTGTTCGATCGGCTCGCCCGCGACGGTGTGCTTAGCACGACCATCAGCGACGCCGGTGCCACTGTGTACGCCATCCCAGCCTCTGGTGTCGTGGTCGCGCCGCCGGACACCGCGCCGCGTCTGCTGGTCTGCGACACCTGTCGCGCTGTGACACCCGGCTCGTCCGCCGCCATCGACCAGCTCATCGCTGCGCCCTGTTTGCACGACCGTTGCCGCGGGAGGCTGCGGGTAGAGGAGTCGCCGGACAACTTCTACCGGCGTCTTTACGCATCCCCGGACATGCGGCGCGTGGTCGCCCGTGAACACACCAGCCTGCTGGACGACAAGACCCGGCTGGCCTACGAAGAAGGTTTTCGCAACGCGGCAGGCAGCCCGCAGGCCCCGAACGTGCTGGTCGCGACGCCGACGTTGGAAATGGGTATCGACATCGGTGATCTGTCCGCGGTGTTTCTGGCTTCGTTGCCGCGCACAGTGGCCTCCTACCTGCAACGCGTCGGCCGCGCTGGTCGTCTCACCGGCAACGCGTTGAGCTTGGCGTTCGTCACCGGACGTGGCGACCAGCTACCCAAGATCGGCGACCCGTTGTCCGTCGTGGACGGCGAGGTTCGACCGCCCGCCACTTACCTTGCCGCGGAAGAGATCCTGCGCCGACAGTACATTGCCTACCTCGCCGATGGCTTCGCCCGCGATCCCCGGCGTCCACACCCGCGCGCTGCAGTCAGCGCAATCGGATCGGACAAGCCTGGTACGTTCCTCGGCGAACTCGTTCGGCACGCCGAGCAGGGTGCCGACGACCACCTTGCCGCATTCACTGCAACCTTCACAAACCTGCCCGACGACGTCGTCATGCAACTGCGCGAGTGGCTTCGGCCAAACTCCGGGCCAGGAACCAGCGGCTTCGCCGCGCACGTGCACGCCGCGAGCGTGCGCTGGCAGTCCACAGTAGACACATTGCGGCGGCGAGAGAAAGCTATCACCGAGTTGCTGCCGGACCTCGAAGCCAAGATCGCGTCGCCTGCCGCCACCGACGACGACAAGCAAGCGCTGCGTTCAGCGAAGGCGACCGCGAAACTCACCTCCGGGCAACTCGGGCACTTGAATGGCACGTACTGGATCAGCGTGTTGGAGGAGTACGGGCTGTTCCCCAACTACACTTTGCTCGACGACTCGGTCACCCTCGACGTCGGGTTGTCCTGGACCGACCCTGACACCGGTGCGCACGAATACGGCTCAGCTCGGTTCAATCGCGGTTCCGCGCTGGCGTTGCGTGATTTCGCGCCCGGCGCCACGTTCTATGCTCGTGGCTGGGAGATCACCATCGATGCGGTGGACCTCGGCCTCGACGGCGCGTCGATTCGCACCTGGGCGTTCTGTCCGTCCTGCGGGTACTCCGCGGACGTCGCCGAAACCGGCCGAGATCTACCAGTCCCGCCGTGTCCTCGATGCGGCAGCCGGGGGATTTCCGATACCGGGCAACGGCTCGACGTAGTCGAGTTGACCAGAGTCTCGGCCGAGGTCCGGCGGGACGAAGTGGCGATCTCCGACCGGCGCGACGACCGCGACCGGGCCGCGTTCCACATCGTCACCTCGGCCGACATCGACCCGGCGAACGCGGTACGCCGCTGGTTCGTCGAGGACACTGGGCTTGGCTGCACGTACCTGCGAAGCGTCGATCTCACCTGGATCAACCTCGGCCCGCCCGGCCAGGGCGCCACCCGCATGATCAGTGGCGAGGCGCGTCAGGGACTGCTGTTCCGGGTGTGCTCCGGGTGCGGTGTGAAGGACACCGAGACCGGCCGAAACCGGCCACACGAGCACCGACCTTGGTGCCCTTATCGGACGGCAACGGACGAGGTGACGAGCACCATCGCGTTGTCTCGAACGTTGCGCACCCAAGGACTGCTGATCAGGCTTCCTCGCGTGGTCACCCTTGGGGACGACTTCGCGGTTCCCAGCCTCGGCGCCGCACTGCTGCTCGGATTGCGCGAACGCATGGGTGGCCACCCCGACCATATCCAGGTCGAGTTCGTGGTGGATCCGACGCACTCGGACGGCACCGACAACCACGAAGCGATCCTGCTGCACGACGTGGTGCCCGGTGGTACCGGCTATCTCGCCGAAACCGCCGCTCCTGAGCAGCTGCGGGAGCTACTGGTGCTTGCCTGGCAACGGGTTCGTGAGTGTGAATGCAGGCACGAGCTACGGCTGGCCTGCCATCGCTGTCTGCTGCCGTTCGTGGCCCCTGGCATGGTCAGCCGCGCGTCCAGGTCGTCGACGGAACGGCACCTGCGCACCCTGCTCGGCTTGCCTGCCGACGCGTCGACCGCAGACGGAACGACCTGGACGGTGACCGAAGTGGCGCCATACGAGGAACCGGAATCCCATCTGGAGCGCGCGTTCCACCGACTGTTCGTCGGCAAGCTCCGCCGCGCGGGCGCCACTGTCACCGAGACCCCCGGTCCCACTGGCAACGTAGTGCGCTTCACCTTCCCCGGTGGACACCGGCAATGGACGTTGACCCCTCAGGCGAACGTGGCCGACTCACGGCCGGACTTTCTGCTGCAGACCAACGACATGAACGTGCCGGACATCGCGATCTTCACCGACGGCCGGGCCTATCACGCCACATCGACCTGCAACCGGCTCGCCGACGACGCTACGAAACGCGCGAACCTGCGCGACGCAGGACTGCTCGTCCTCGCCGTCACCATGGCCGACCTCGACGCGATCGAGCAGCCGTCGTGGTATCACCCGGACCTGGCAGGAAATCTCCTGAACGTGCCGCCATTCCAGGCGCCACCGGAGGCGTACCGGGCGCTCGGGCGCGGCCCGGTGGATTGGCTGGTCGACTGGGTGCTTGCCCCGGCGCCGAACGCGGTTCGCGCCGTCAGCCGGGCGGTGCCGATGTTCCTCTCCCGTGGCGCTCAACCGGTTACCGTCCCCGACACCGTCGATCTGGAGGTCGTCGCCCGGGCGGCCCTGCTCGACGAGCACATCCCGATTGGCGACCGCAAGGTGCATCTGTACCGGGCAGGCGCGCTTGCCGCCACCGTCGAGATGTTGTTGTCTAACGGGCTGGTGCGAGTGGCGGTCGTGCTGGACGACCGCGACGAGGAGTTGGGCGATACGCACGCCGATGGGTGGCGTGGTTGGCTGCAGCTGTCCAACGCGCTCGCTGCGCGCGACTGGCCGACAGTGATCACGACGACCAGCCAGGTGAGCCCAGGTACTACGCCAGTGGAGGAACTACCCCAGGAAGACAGGCCGCTGGGTGCCTGGGCCGACGTTTACGACTCTGCCGGATCGGACATCGAACGCCAGCTCGTCGCAAAACTCGCCGCGCACGGCGGAGTTGCGCCACCCAAGATCGGGATCGAGGGTCCCGACGGAATCATGCTCGACATCTGCTGGCCTACGGAGCGTGTCGCCGTCGTTTTCGAACACACACCCCAGCAGGACCGGGACGACTTGATCGCGGCAGGATGGCGGGTCGTGGAAGCCGAACTGGAACAGATCTTCGCCGCACTCCCACTGGCGTAG
- a CDS encoding MFS transporter yields MIETRRLPTGVYLLAFSLFAMGSAEFLMAGVLPSAAEDLGVSLSSAGALITAFALGVVLGGPPFAVLSLKWPRRTALMTTQAVFAAAIATGLLAGDYWVLMVTRFVAGLAYAGFFAVATVTAIGLVTPDRNARATGVVVAGLSVAMVAGGPAGTLLSNLTDWTGGFWGVVALTVVGVIACAVGLPATTSAAPSLSGELRAMRSWRLWGVFAVTILSTAAYMVSFNYLAAMLADVVPAVWIPAILALFGIGAFAGLSVGGRVSDRRPHHALLGGVLGIAVFSALLALFADSVWVVVPSVFLLGVAAFVLNPALYGRVFTIAASAPTLAGATTVSAFQLGISLTPAFAAGALNLGAPLTAIPWIGAALALVTVPLVLIC; encoded by the coding sequence ATGATCGAAACCAGACGGCTCCCCACCGGGGTCTACCTCCTCGCTTTCAGCCTGTTCGCGATGGGGAGCGCCGAGTTCCTGATGGCCGGGGTCCTGCCCTCGGCCGCTGAAGATCTCGGCGTCTCCCTGTCGTCCGCTGGCGCGCTCATCACCGCGTTCGCCCTCGGCGTCGTCCTGGGCGGCCCGCCGTTCGCCGTCCTCAGCCTGAAGTGGCCGCGACGGACGGCGCTCATGACCACGCAAGCCGTCTTCGCCGCCGCCATCGCGACCGGCCTGCTCGCCGGCGACTACTGGGTCCTGATGGTCACCCGGTTCGTCGCGGGTCTCGCCTACGCCGGTTTCTTCGCCGTCGCCACCGTGACCGCGATCGGCCTGGTGACCCCCGACCGCAACGCCCGCGCCACCGGCGTCGTCGTCGCCGGGCTCAGCGTCGCCATGGTGGCCGGGGGACCGGCGGGCACCCTGCTCAGCAACCTCACGGACTGGACCGGCGGCTTCTGGGGCGTCGTAGCGCTCACCGTCGTGGGCGTGATCGCCTGCGCCGTCGGCCTGCCCGCCACCACGTCCGCCGCCCCGAGCCTTTCGGGTGAACTGCGCGCGATGCGCTCCTGGCGTCTGTGGGGCGTCTTCGCCGTCACGATCCTGAGCACCGCCGCGTACATGGTGTCTTTCAACTACCTGGCGGCGATGCTGGCCGACGTCGTCCCCGCGGTCTGGATCCCCGCGATCCTCGCGCTGTTCGGGATCGGCGCCTTCGCCGGGTTGTCCGTCGGCGGCCGCGTCTCCGACCGCCGGCCGCACCACGCGCTGCTCGGCGGCGTCCTCGGCATCGCGGTCTTCTCGGCGCTGCTCGCTCTCTTCGCCGACTCGGTCTGGGTGGTCGTGCCGTCGGTGTTCCTGCTGGGCGTCGCGGCCTTCGTGCTCAACCCGGCGCTGTACGGACGGGTGTTCACGATCGCCGCCTCCGCCCCGACCCTCGCCGGCGCGACCACGGTCTCGGCCTTCCAGCTGGGCATCAGCCTCACCCCGGCCTTCGCCGCCGGGGCGCTGAACCTGGGTGCTCCGCTGACCGCCATCCCGTGGATCGGCGCGGCACTGGCGCTGGTCACGGTGCCCCTTGTGCTCATTTGCTAG
- a CDS encoding VOC family protein: protein MKVMPIRYSSDVAAMTRFYEALGLRVGSASRPGGWVELPADGGMLAIHQSSGEDAGRCELAFEVGEPLEAVAERLRAAGFEPGPPMDEGFGYSMRVQDPDGIWVQLNLYERDLYT from the coding sequence ATGAAGGTCATGCCGATCCGCTACAGCTCCGACGTCGCGGCGATGACACGGTTCTATGAGGCGCTCGGCCTGCGGGTCGGTTCGGCGTCGCGCCCCGGCGGCTGGGTCGAACTGCCCGCCGACGGCGGAATGCTGGCCATCCACCAGTCGTCCGGCGAGGACGCGGGCCGCTGCGAACTGGCCTTCGAGGTCGGCGAGCCACTGGAGGCAGTCGCGGAACGCCTGCGGGCGGCCGGATTCGAACCGGGACCGCCGATGGACGAAGGTTTCGGATACTCGATGCGCGTCCAGGATCCGGACGGCATCTGGGTGCAGCTCAACCTGTACGAGCGAGACCTCTACACGTGA
- a CDS encoding MFS transporter has translation MTGARLAAGIVALEFAAAVTGFVASTLLPVVAADLDGRDSLALLIAGSTLGLFVALPLASRVLARLGPRGTLAAGMTAYLGGLFLAAAARTAWMFALGQFAAGLASGLLAVFGISSAIRHLDDRLRIRVVAASSAMWIVPALVGPAATLGLEHLVGWRWTLLLPIPFVLFGRLLVVRAARGSVDSPEAPRPLLRTLTVPLGAACVVFSSGFWPVALAGAAITVVGMIAILPPGTARLRPGTPAALGAMVLFAIGYFGADSLITVLLTSVFQVSLGQAAIVLSAAPLGWAVTSLVAARFTTTCLPAVGLSLTAVGTALVAFGGSFAVALAAWTVAGIGVGLAYPGLYIRATTANSTGLTAAELATAVITAECVGQLLGRAVGGALSSTGTGLLASYALFAVALATAAIAAR, from the coding sequence GTGACAGGGGCCCGGCTCGCGGCCGGCATCGTCGCGCTCGAGTTCGCGGCCGCCGTGACCGGCTTCGTCGCCTCTACCCTGCTCCCCGTCGTCGCCGCCGATCTCGACGGCCGCGACAGCCTCGCACTCCTGATCGCCGGCTCGACCTTGGGCCTGTTCGTCGCGCTGCCCCTGGCGAGCCGGGTCCTCGCCCGCCTGGGCCCGCGCGGCACGCTGGCCGCCGGGATGACCGCCTATCTCGGCGGCCTTTTCCTGGCCGCGGCGGCGAGGACGGCGTGGATGTTCGCCCTCGGCCAGTTCGCCGCCGGGCTCGCGAGTGGACTCCTGGCGGTTTTCGGGATCAGCTCGGCGATCCGGCATCTCGACGACCGCCTGCGGATCCGCGTCGTCGCCGCGTCCTCGGCGATGTGGATCGTGCCCGCGCTGGTCGGCCCGGCCGCGACGCTGGGCCTGGAACATCTCGTCGGCTGGCGGTGGACCCTGCTGCTGCCGATCCCGTTCGTCCTTTTCGGACGGTTGCTGGTCGTGCGCGCCGCCCGTGGCTCTGTGGATTCCCCCGAGGCGCCGCGCCCGCTGTTGCGGACTTTGACGGTGCCGCTGGGCGCGGCGTGTGTCGTGTTCAGCAGTGGTTTCTGGCCGGTCGCGCTCGCCGGAGCGGCGATCACCGTGGTCGGGATGATCGCGATCCTGCCGCCCGGAACCGCGCGCCTCCGGCCCGGAACCCCGGCCGCGCTCGGCGCGATGGTGCTGTTCGCGATCGGCTACTTCGGCGCGGACAGCCTGATCACCGTGCTCCTGACGAGCGTTTTCCAGGTGAGCCTCGGGCAGGCGGCGATCGTCCTGAGCGCCGCTCCGCTGGGTTGGGCGGTGACCAGCCTCGTCGCGGCTCGATTCACCACGACATGCCTCCCCGCCGTCGGTTTGAGCCTGACCGCAGTCGGCACCGCCCTCGTGGCCTTCGGCGGTTCGTTCGCCGTTGCCCTCGCCGCCTGGACTGTCGCCGGAATCGGCGTCGGACTGGCTTATCCGGGGCTGTACATCAGGGCCACGACCGCGAACTCGACCGGCCTGACCGCCGCGGAACTCGCGACCGCCGTCATCACCGCGGAATGCGTCGGCCAGCTGCTGGGCCGGGCCGTCGGTGGCGCCCTGAGTTCCACGGGCACCGGCCTGCTCGCTTCGTACGCCCTGTTCGCGGTGGCTCTGGCCACCGCCGCGATCGCTGCGCGGTGA
- a CDS encoding UvrD-helicase domain-containing protein, whose product MPTIIMGKLASKIDGSIRSKAMSFLQKLGTDDTTSGLHIEPIENAVDPRVRTGRVDNFWRAVMFRLDSDGERHYVIHGIWPHDDAIAEARRVRLSVNPINGLPQIAEIEPPAASVPAATKSSSSQSLLGSLGHDRNVLVETLGLPEHIAGQALAAVDDDAVLDLAQRYDGWIGTILVDLAAGDAVDSVVARMELEKTAPSDDTDADVLHSLKRPGAAFQYAMIGDQDELRRVIDGGDFGAWRVFLHPEQRRYVERSYNGPFRLSGGAGTGKTVVLVHRARALARRSPSARIVLTTFTTNLAGALGDSLTQLDPRVPQTKKLGQPGVHVSGVDALASAVLRSAGSSLAASVREVLGEDRSAPLARTTGTRWREIVESTSTSLPTALANESFLSSEYGHVVLPNKIHDEAGYLRVRRPGRGVALDRAKRSAVWELVAAYRAQGRIDGSLDFAEAAAVAAAHLAGQMDKLADHVLIDEGQDLSPSHWQLLRALTGEHPDDLFIAEDAHQRIYGARVVLGRYGVAIVGRSQRLTLNYRTTAQNLHYAMKIIEGEQYVDLEDDMETTGYRSARTGPEPKMVPVESLGAELEEIGKRVQAWVASGTHADTVAVLVPDRFHRDRVVTALTERGVDARAVDRDRPAKGRVAVMTMHRAKGTEFSKVVIAADRPSPAELARLETLAPPERADADLRRRSLRYVAATRARDELVVIYPQH is encoded by the coding sequence ATGCCGACCATCATCATGGGCAAGCTGGCCAGCAAGATCGACGGATCGATCCGCAGCAAGGCCATGTCATTCCTGCAAAAGCTCGGGACCGACGACACCACGTCCGGCCTGCACATCGAACCCATCGAGAACGCCGTCGACCCACGGGTACGCACCGGCAGGGTGGACAACTTCTGGCGAGCGGTCATGTTCCGCCTCGACAGCGACGGCGAGCGTCACTACGTCATCCACGGCATTTGGCCACATGACGACGCGATTGCCGAGGCTCGCCGGGTGCGGTTGAGTGTCAACCCGATCAACGGACTCCCGCAGATCGCCGAGATCGAGCCACCGGCCGCGTCGGTCCCGGCCGCAACCAAATCATCGTCCAGCCAGTCGTTGCTCGGGAGTCTGGGGCACGATCGCAACGTACTGGTCGAGACTCTCGGTTTGCCGGAGCACATAGCCGGTCAGGCACTCGCCGCTGTCGACGATGACGCCGTGTTGGATCTTGCTCAGCGGTACGACGGCTGGATTGGCACGATCTTGGTCGATCTCGCAGCTGGCGACGCGGTCGATTCGGTCGTTGCACGGATGGAACTCGAGAAGACTGCTCCATCGGACGATACCGACGCGGACGTTCTGCATTCCCTGAAACGACCAGGAGCGGCCTTCCAGTACGCCATGATCGGCGATCAGGATGAGCTGCGTCGCGTCATCGACGGGGGCGACTTCGGTGCCTGGCGGGTTTTCCTGCACCCCGAGCAGCGTCGCTACGTCGAACGCAGCTACAACGGCCCGTTCAGGCTGTCCGGAGGAGCAGGCACCGGCAAGACCGTCGTGCTCGTACACCGCGCTCGCGCACTAGCGCGCCGAAGCCCCAGTGCGCGGATCGTGTTGACTACGTTCACCACGAACCTTGCCGGCGCACTTGGCGACAGTCTCACACAACTCGACCCACGAGTGCCGCAGACGAAAAAACTCGGCCAGCCAGGTGTGCACGTCAGCGGTGTGGATGCACTCGCCTCTGCCGTGCTGCGAAGCGCCGGCAGCAGCCTCGCCGCTAGTGTGCGTGAGGTTCTCGGAGAAGACCGTTCGGCGCCACTTGCCCGAACAACCGGCACCCGATGGCGCGAGATCGTCGAGTCGACCAGTACGTCACTTCCGACAGCGTTGGCCAACGAGTCGTTCTTGTCGAGTGAGTACGGGCATGTCGTACTGCCCAACAAGATCCACGACGAGGCGGGATACCTTCGGGTGCGCCGCCCCGGCCGCGGCGTGGCACTCGATCGAGCGAAGCGATCAGCCGTGTGGGAACTCGTCGCGGCATACCGGGCGCAAGGTCGTATCGATGGGAGTCTCGACTTCGCTGAGGCAGCCGCAGTCGCGGCTGCACATCTGGCCGGGCAGATGGACAAGCTTGCCGACCACGTGCTAATCGACGAGGGTCAAGACCTTTCGCCAAGCCATTGGCAGCTACTTCGCGCTCTCACCGGTGAGCATCCGGACGATCTGTTCATCGCTGAGGACGCCCACCAACGCATCTACGGAGCCCGCGTGGTGCTGGGCAGATATGGCGTTGCGATCGTCGGTCGTTCGCAGCGACTCACCCTGAACTACCGAACCACTGCGCAGAACCTGCACTACGCGATGAAGATCATCGAAGGTGAGCAGTACGTCGACCTGGAAGACGATATGGAAACCACCGGTTACCGTTCAGCGCGTACCGGCCCGGAACCGAAGATGGTTCCTGTCGAGTCTCTCGGTGCCGAGTTGGAGGAGATCGGCAAGCGTGTCCAGGCATGGGTGGCGTCCGGCACCCACGCCGACACCGTGGCGGTCCTCGTACCGGACCGTTTCCATCGTGACCGGGTAGTGACTGCGCTGACCGAGCGTGGTGTCGATGCCCGCGCTGTCGATCGTGACCGACCGGCAAAGGGACGTGTGGCAGTCATGACCATGCACCGCGCCAAGGGGACCGAATTCTCCAAGGTCGTGATCGCAGCCGACCGCCCATCTCCGGCCGAACTGGCACGCCTAGAAACGCTGGCACCGCCAGAACGAGCCGACGCCGACCTCCGTCGTCGGTCGCTACGCTATGTGGCAGCCACCCGTGCCCGCGATGAACTGGTAGTGATCTACCCGCAGCACTAG